In the genome of Arctopsyche grandis isolate Sample6627 chromosome 13, ASM5162203v2, whole genome shotgun sequence, the window TTCAATAGAATTTCCTAACAACCGAACAGAACTTCCGTCATATTATTAAAGGCAAAGACACTTTTGGTTCCtagaaagatgcactaaattgcactgaatcgtagtgcagtttcgagaagtctaAGTTTTCataggcgctcaaaaagaacttacgcaatagaattccacaaaaaaaggtaagcaccctcggataacttgcaaataccccttgacgcatTTTTGAGGAATTATATTGCAgtagttcttcttgagcatctttgaaagtttggatgtctcgagagtgcaactatctcgagtgcactTTTCCGGTCAccggtttttttagatagttttgcacatgcaaacaATGCTAGACTTATTTTGGTACGCCAAATCTACActgcatataataatattcataaaattgtaCCCAGAcatatttaaacaaattaatacacGCGAACAAGGTGGACAGCCAATCAGCGTAAAGTGATCCACATGCACTaaaaccagtggcggctcgtgagaattcatagcgGAGGGTGGGGGGGGATGCAGAGATTAATCGAGCTGTAGTAGCttgttgaccataccggtgatcaaatgcagacaaaaatagcatttatattttattttatttcaacatattagccacagtgacctAACAGAgagctctaacgcgtcactgtagcCAGTCATTcaattataacaatataataataatataatatcatgataatataacataacatcatagtaataataataatcactcACATTCATAATTGGTAAAATCAACCACTCAACCGGATTAACACAGTTtacattgaagaggtcaatttcaccaacaacccggttgagcagatatatcgccctagatattggagacgttgccaatatatttgtgcgagccacaagaggaaaaaataagtcacgattcctcaggtcccttaatttactaggtgcataaaacctaaattcaattagaacctgaggattgtgtactatcccatttaatagcttaaaacagtgctttcccagaaacataacaCGACGAGACTCCGGTGAGTTGAAGCCTAACGCCCCTTATacataggaatgcactaggatatagccaaggataaccATAtaatctcatataaagatatctgagaaaccgtttttggattctctcaatcttcaatgaatgcgTCATATGagtaggactccatataatggaagaaaattctagattcataaagaattttaagcaccaacgcactctggaaaggtttactaactcgtagtaagaatcccagcatgaCCTGACCCCCAAATCGCAaaattcatccacaaactttaattcgaCACCACTTGGGCGATAGGGATAAATCAAGCAATTTGtagatcttgtcacattgaggaGTGAggacacagcatttttgaatgctaacagataatttattttcgacagaccaacttgacagtgCATCTAAGTCCaactggagaagggctgcgtcactatgagacttaactgtcttaaaaagTTTGAGGTCATcagcgaataaaagatagtctgaatacttaattattttggaaatgtcattaagagggctgtacacccaaaaccttaattttgttgccgttcctttcttcgatatatatattgagtgaatacgacagttgcgcttcgaccagataatacttattttaaatcgacaaaatcgagatttcgtattctccagttttctcctcctaAACTAAATAGACGAGCCACCACTGGCTAAAACCTTTGAGCAATTAGAGCAACTAATTAATTAcactttgaccaattagagtaactaattaattacacattgaccaattagagcaattaatttggaaaataatgaaacagAACTTGGTAGAAATCTATCAATCGTTGATATGAGGCCATGGTCCAGCGACGTCGTTAGCCATTCGGGATACATAACCGTTAACAAACAATACAACTCGAATCTATTTTTTTTGGTACTTTCCTGTAAAGAACCAATCTGTGAAAGATTCACCTTTGGTCATTTGGCTGCAGGGTGGCCCAGGATCATCTTCTTTGTTCGGTCTGTTCAAAGAATTGGGTCCTTTTAGCATTAACAAGAATTCAGATGGCTTAATCGGTAAAacataatacatgcatacagtCTGTTAAtagctgatatatgtatgtatttatttatcttattgTTCGTATTTTAGAAAATCCTTATTCGTGGCATAAGGAAAATTCGCTGTTGTTCATTGATAATCCCATTGGAACTGGCTTCAGTTTTACCGATAGTGATCAAGGATATGCTAGAAATCAAACGATTgtaagttacatatacataagcacAGTTCTCAAGCTAACCAATGTTGAACTGtattaacatatttatatatttaacataatattgctgatcttattcaattattatgtCCGGGTCCGTTCCATATGTTtaattggggtctacctcacgggcccgaatctgaaacgcccgaaaacgcaaatatcggaaggcaaagatcgaaaatcgaaagatcttaagtcgaaagatcaaaaaaaagggtgcatggtaaacggtacatactcacttaatttgtgcgagcaggatacaacaggaacaagaggaacaggcttttccctgcgcgcgcacattaatacgggaggaaaagcctgttcctcttgttcctgttgtatcctgctcgcgcaaattaagtgagtatgtaccgtttactatgcacccttttttatctttcgacttaagatctttcgattttcgatctttgccttccgatatttgtgttttctgtaatttaacattctggctcgtcacgtagacccgtttaattggggtctacctcacgggcccgaacgtgaaacgcccgaaaacgcaaatatcgaaagatcttaagtcgaaagataaaaaaagggtgtatggtaaacggtacatactcacttaatttgcgcaagcaggatacaacaggaacaagaggaacaagcttttcctcccgtattctgcgcgcgcacattaatacgggaggaaaagcctgttcctcttgttcctgttgtatcttgctcgcgcaaattaagtgagtatgtaccgtttatcatgcacccttttttttgatctttcaacttaagatctttcgattttcgatctttgccttccggtatttgcgttttcgggcgtttcacattcgggcccgtgacgaaGACTGATTTAATTGTATTCAAgtgaacaattaaaaataataataatatacctaCACATATTTTCCAGATAACAGATCATCTGTACAAATTTATCTTACAATTCTTGGAAATTTTCCCCGAATTGCAAAAAGTCCCATTGTATATAACCGGTGAATCTTATGCCGGTAAGCATCTGCCGTCATTTGCTAATTTCATTCATAAAAAGAATCCAACAGCtgatatgaaaataaatcttaaggttacattttatttcattgaaatattacGCGTCAAAATGGAATGAGGAGTTTTTCATCTAACTTTGTATTTGTGCACAATTTAGGGTATCGCTATTGGCAATGCATATATTGATCCAGAATCAATGCTAGATTACAGCgcatatttatatcaaatagGACAAGTGGatgatattcaaataaaaaaacttcagcATTATGAAAATGAGACTAAAATTGAATTGCAGAAagggaattacatatataaacgcTTACTTCGTAAGTGTAATACGTACATCAGTTTTAAAAATGTTTCCTGTATTATGGATTTAACACTTAAACTATTAtttgttatatataaaaaaatatttgtgttaTCTAgatgtatttacaaatattatcaACTTTTGGAGCATATTCGAGGATCTTTGATTACTACAATTATGTTTCTGGGGACAGTAGTAATAATGAtgattatgaaatttttttgcaaCGGTCTTCGTGCGCAATGCTGGACATATGGTGCCATCAGATCAACCGAAGATAGCTGAACTAATGATTAATTCTTTCATAAAAGATTTGCCGTTCTAAAATTCacgtaattaaaaatttaattcgtattatttctgaaaatagttaatatatgtacatatatttgattttgatttttaaatgctttttgtaACGCGACATTCTCCCAAGTGTCCCTTAagttggtagcggtagtaaCCTTTAGGTTGGCACCAACTACTTTACCGCGCCAAACACACTACCCCGTCTCGATAAGGGTCGAGACGCGCTCTCTCCTTCGCCAGCTTCCAACCGGGAAGGACCTCCCTCCAGCACCTCCGCCGAGCgcttcagagacgcccagaggtcgccatcttgtgtccacacgaggcagtacggagtttgtctcctgcctccccctcccgctgctgtgacgAAACCACAGGGCCAGCTTCTggagaagctgttatcaacgcacaCGACTTGCGGTCAGGAatctccccgactatatacagtTATACaaatatcccaaggttagtccacgtttccacctaacttgactctttggaagaataacgagatatcacgccctctgcataaagacgcgCGTAAGATCGTTCGGTACATTGGCGCCCAACGTGGGGCACGATCAAGCAAGTCACTTCACCGTCCGTTACATTGGCGCCCGACGAGTGGGCCTGACCAGCAAGTCACTTTTGCGTTCACGAAGTCATCACGAAGATGGCCTCAGCGTACAATCTACGCTCCGCGGGGGACGTAGACCCAGAGGCGTCTACTTCAGAGGCGACTTCCCCACCGGAAGGTCAGTCGGCTTCCCCACCGGAAGGTCAGTCGACTCCCCCATCACCAGTTCCAGTAGACGGCGCAATGCTGTTGCAAATGATGAAGCTGATGATGGAGCAGCTTATAGCTTCCCGAACCGCATCTGTTCCTTCCCCCGTCATTTCACCTGCCCCGGTCGCGGCGGGAAATTTCGCGAATTGCAAATCTCGGTTTGCCGGCGACTCGTCGGAATCAGTCGAGGCGTTCATTGATGCCATCGAGACGTTCAAAAACTGTTGCCGAATCCCCGACGAGGACGCGCTTCTAGGGTTACCCATGATGCTCGATCGAGACGCGGCGACTTGGTGGGTGGGAATGAAACCTTCCACCCCCACCTGGTCCATGGCGCTAGAGGCGCTACGAAGCAGCTACGGCGAACGTCGACCGGCTTACCGTCTGTTTCTCGAAGTTAGCGCAACTAGGCAACTAGAAGGGGAATCAACGGACCTTTTCGTAAATCGAAAACGCGCGTTATTCGCGAAAATGCCGTACGACATTCCCGAAACGATGCAACTCGACATTGTATACGGCCTATTATCTCCTTTTCTACGAACCCGTTTGAGGCGAGAGCGGATAGACAATTTCCAGGAATTGATTCTCCAAGCCCGCGCGATCGCCGATATGGACGCTGAGACCCCAACGGGACTACCTGGGGCCAGAACAATAGCGTGCCCCGACATTCCACACCGTTCGAGGCCCGCGGCCGGAAGTGACCGTACATTCACGAAAACGGACCGAATGGGCGAACAAAGGCCGCGATTTCGTCCAACATGCTCGTTCTGCCACAACCGAGGACATTCGGTTGAAGAATGTCGCAAGAAAAAGGGGACACCTACGAAACCACCTGTCGCATGTTACGGTTGCGGAGCTCCAGGTGTGATAAAGAGCAATTGTCCCACGTGCAAGACGAAGACCGGGGCCACGTTGTCAACGATCGCCCTGGCGACGTGTCCACGCCAGATACCGGTGACCCACCTATCGTCCGTTCTCCGAGCGACGAAGGCACCAGCTCCCGCGAAGACCCCTATCCTCGACTGGAGAAAACGCCCGGAACAGAGAAAACGCGCGGATCAAGTCCGAAGAGCGGCGAACTGTCGCACCTGTAACCCCCCGGTGACCCACCTATCGTCCGTCCTGAAGGCCACGAAGGTACCAGCTCCCGCGAAGACTCCTATCCTCGATTGGAGGAAGCGCCCGGACCAGAGCAGACGATACGCGGACCAAGACCGAAGAGCCCACACCAGATATCGAGCCGCCGATCTGGTGCTGCTGCCGCCATACGTCAACCCCGCTGAAGAGGGGGGGAGCGCTACGTTCGTCCCCGTACGAGAGGGACCCTTCTGGATCAGGGAGACCCTGAGTCCGACCACCTTCCTCATGTCCGCTGTCAACACGCCTGTCGATCAGCGGATGTCACACCTGGTCGGCGTTCCAGCGCCGAGCGTGCCGAGGCGAAGAAAAGGAAGGCCGCGAAGACCATCAACATTCGTCAAGACAACTGTCAATACGTTGGCCGATGAGCGGATGCCACACCTGGCTGACGTTCCGGCACCGGTCGTGCCGAAGCGACGCAGAAGAAGACCTCGTACGAAGCCCGTTGCACAATGATAGGCTTCGGCGCTATCCGAGTTCAGAGACCGGACGCTTGCCCTCTGAACTCGAGGGGGAGGATGTAACGCGACATTCTCCCAAGTGTCCCTTAagttggtagcggtagtaaCCTTTAGGTTGGCACCAACTACTTTACCGCGCCAAACACACTACCCCGTCTCGATAAGGGTCGAGACGCGCTCTCTCCTTCGCCAGCTTCCAACCGGGAAGGACCTCCCTCCAGCACCTCCGCCGAGCgcttcagagacgcccagaggtcgccatcttgtgtccacacgaggcagtacggagtttgtctcctgcctccccctcccgctgctgtgacgAAACCACAGGGCCAGCTTCTggagaagctgttatcaacgcacaCGACTTGCGGTCAGGAatctccccgactatatacagtTATACaaatatcccaaggttagtccacgtttccacctaacttgactctttggaagaataacgagatatcacgccctctgcataaagacgcgCGTAAGATCGTTCGGTACATTGGCGCCCAACGTGGGGCACGATCAAGCAAGTCACTTCACCGTccgttacatttttattattacgaaattatattcacaatacatcttatatctattttaatagctactgatctaccgatcattttatattttacaatttaatttaatttggttagtaattatagtattatattattctaatgttaatctacaggataataggaaaaaatatatcaaaagcctatatatatgtatgtatatacaaaatgaataacatagccagcagtttggcttaatggtagcgtatataattagcaccactgagaaccAAGGTTCGAATCAtcaaaactgctggttagatttggggattttgtgactctaaatcgatcgtttctatatcagagtttgccaattttatctgatcattgctgaaacggttcctgaacaattggtattaaatcattttcctgttgtcacaaaaatatgtctgtgtataatttgtaataattatgcacagtaatctgaaatctatagatatctctatagacatctctataatttcgcatttattatatgtataaaaattgtgcacaaaaaaatctaaaaaataatccatagatgtctctatgattattgtttctgattaattgttatatgctatatattctgattgtatatgtattattgtatttctgatttctaaTTGTTTATCttttctgtatttcgttatcgtacacccgtcgcattggagcgatctgtaatgacgagtgtatattgattgtaacaataaaaaaaatttaaaaaatatatgtacatatatacaaaatgaaattttgtgtttttaaatgtgtaaaaGATATTAATAACACCTACCAGTTTAATTTATAACTCAATGTATTCCATTATTACATTATGCAAATCCATGTATTAGCAATATAAATTAACATGATGATGGGTGATACGATTGATATGTAACTTTTTCTCAGAATTCTATagaaacaatatgtacataagtaaacaACACAATAAAGCCTACCACACACGAGAAGGCCAAACTGAATCAGTTTGGCCTGAGCGGATTTGattggaatttaatgaaaaaagtatttcagaattttggttaaggcgacagcaagaatatcctgctattggaaaagaagccctggtaactcttattcctttcgtgacgtacctatgcgaaacagcattttcgtcattacttatattaaaaaatatgcaaaggTCATGTCTCTCCATggagactttggaagatgctttgcgagttagcatttctgacattgaacccgatatcgatttgttatgtaaaaacatgcgacctcatctatctcattaaattgtttcatgtgtgtatagtttttattttaaagaaatgtttttaagcaagttcttataattttgtgctgaatataaatatgtgtattataattgtaataattactgccaaataaaccttttaactagaaaaaaaaaatttttagggccgggaattaattctttcagatttagggggtcgtgacatgaaagtaattgggaagcactaATATAATCAATCGGtatttaaagttaaaatttgTTCAAATTTACCTTTGAAGGGATTATTAATCCCTTTATGAAAAATACCATCTCACGTGTACTTAATCTTTGTGAAAGGGAAAACCTGATTATCTTCTGATGTCACTGTCGTTTCCAAACATAAAATTCATTTGGTATTTGGATTGGATTGGAAAAAACTATTCAACTCTCAGTTCCCCAACTGTTAACTTTTTGGTCGTATTTTCAACTGACTATTTATGTAAGATGACTTGTTCAACCCTGTTAGTGATAAAAACCGAACAGAGAAGGCGAATGTACGTCAGTACAGTACTTCGTCTCTTAGAAATAGCACAACAGTTAAAGTTATTTGGTATTCTAGCAAAGAAACAGCACTTAGATGATAACTATTGCTATAATACACTGAAAATTCAAGGTTTCATATGGTAGTAtacaaattaaacattatatcaatgaaatattactccaatacattatataataatatcttgGCTCCAACCAATATATTTTCATAGAAAATGATTCTTCTGAACATAATCAATTATCTCTTTTTAATCACAACTGTTTCGTTTTGgtaattatttgttttaaagTAAATTATCGTATTATCATAGATAGATACTTTAACcgctttaataattattattatagtcaTCCATTCGAAGAATTTACCAACGAAAATTCGCTTAAATGTAAAGACATGatcgaatgtacatatttcaacaaAAAGATATCGCGGACCGATTCTACTCTCATTGGATCCTCTGGGAGGAACTTTAATACTCTCACATTATTTGGAAAATAATGATACAAAATCTGCAAGGACATTGTCTATCGTTGATTTGAAGCCGTGGTCCAGCGACGTCATTAGCCATTCTGGATTCATAACCGTAGACAAACGctacaattataatttatttttttggtacTTTCCAGCGAAGAATCATTCTGTAGAATCACCTTGGTCATATGGCTACAGGATGGCCCGGGAAAATCTTCTTTGTATGGTTTGTTTGAAGAGCTGGGTCCGTTTAGCTTTAAAGAGAGTTCATCTCGCTTAGTTGGTAAAACATAATACTaattatgggtctacctcacgggcccgaatgtgaaacgcccgaaaacgcaaatatcgaaagtcgaaagatcttaagtcgaaaaatcaaaaaaaagggtgcatggtaaacggtacatactcacttaatttgcgcgagcaggatacaacaggaacaggcttttcctcttgttcctgttgtatcctgctcgcgcaaattaagtgagtatgtacgtgagtatgtaccgtttaccatgcaccattttttttatctttcgacgtcgtttgtaacgtcttattgatgcgaaacgggcttttcggcactagctgcaatgaaaaccaaatatcgagccaggttactagtcgaaaaggagttacgcgtggcactct includes:
- the LOC143921636 gene encoding LOW QUALITY PROTEIN: putative serine carboxypeptidase CPVL (The sequence of the model RefSeq protein was modified relative to this genomic sequence to represent the inferred CDS: deleted 1 base in 1 codon); the encoded protein is MRPWSSDVVSHSGYITVNKQYNSNLFFWYFPVKNQSVKDSPLVIWLQGGPGSSSLFGLFKELGPFSINKNSDGLIENPYSWHKENSLLFIDNPIGTGFSFTDSDQGYARNQTIITDHLYKFILQFLEIFPELQKVPLYITGESYAGKHLPSFANFIHKKNPTADMKINLKGIAIGNAYIDPESMLDYSAYLYQIGQVDDIQIKKLQHYENETKIELQKGNYIYKRLLPTVFVRNAGHMVPSDQPKIAELMINSFIKDLPF